Proteins encoded in a region of the Streptomyces akebiae genome:
- the recO gene encoding DNA repair protein RecO, with the protein MSLFRDDGVVLRTQKLGEADRIITLLTRGHGRVRAVARGVRRTKSKFGARLEPFSHVDVQFFARGSELIGRGLPLCTQSETIAPYGGGIVTDYARYTAGTAMLETAERFTDHEGEPAVQQYLLLVGGLRTLARGEHAPHLVLDAFLLRSLAVNGYAPTFSDCAKCGMPGPNRFFSVASGGSVCVDCRVPGSVVPSPRTLELLAALLTGDWETADATEPRHVREGSGLVSAYLHWHLERGLRSLRYVEKS; encoded by the coding sequence ATGAGCCTGTTCCGCGACGACGGCGTCGTCCTGCGCACCCAGAAGCTGGGTGAAGCGGACCGGATCATCACGTTGCTCACACGGGGGCACGGGCGGGTGCGGGCCGTGGCGCGGGGGGTGCGGCGGACGAAGTCCAAGTTCGGGGCGCGGCTCGAACCCTTCTCCCACGTGGACGTGCAGTTCTTCGCGCGGGGCAGCGAGCTGATCGGACGCGGACTGCCCCTGTGCACCCAGAGCGAGACCATCGCTCCGTACGGCGGCGGCATCGTGACCGACTACGCCCGCTACACCGCCGGGACGGCCATGCTGGAGACCGCGGAGCGGTTCACGGACCACGAGGGCGAGCCCGCCGTGCAGCAGTACCTGCTGCTCGTCGGCGGGCTGCGCACCCTCGCCCGCGGCGAGCACGCCCCGCACCTCGTCCTCGACGCCTTCCTGCTGCGCTCCCTCGCCGTCAACGGCTACGCCCCCACGTTCAGCGACTGCGCCAAGTGCGGCATGCCCGGACCGAACCGGTTCTTCTCCGTCGCCTCCGGGGGCTCCGTCTGCGTGGACTGCCGGGTGCCCGGCAGCGTCGTACCCTCGCCACGGACGCTGGAACTGCTCGCCGCGCTCCTTACGGGAGACTGGGAGACCGCGGACGCGACCGAGCCGCGGCACGTCCGGGAGGGCAGCGGACTGGTGTCCGCCTACCTGCACTGGCATCTGGAGCGCGGGCTGCGCTCCCTTCGGTACGTGGAGAAGTCGTAG
- a CDS encoding dipeptide/oligopeptide/nickel ABC transporter permease/ATP-binding protein, protein MFGLIVTTRRRLTEALSRPGVRPRSWHGLPPPTRIAVCFLAVVVLAALLAPWLAPHDPLDQQTLVGGTGAPSADHWMGQDSLGRDILSRLMYGARWSLAIGLGATGLALVVGAVVGAVAATSRKAVDETLMRCLDVVMAFPGIALAAVLVAVFGGGITVLICAIAFLFTPPVARVVRANVLDQYGEDYVTAERVIGARTPHIVIRHVAINCAAPVLVFCTVQVAEAIVFEASLSFIGAGVRPPDPSWGSVIADGKNMVLTGGWWATVFPGLLMLVTVLSLNVLSEGVSDAWAAPVARETEPGARAEPGEPGAVESRERAGRPEDVVAGDLDSGGGEVTELPGLAEAAVRLRSRARPLPEGRPVLSVRNLAIGFDARHRGVDIVDGISFDVRPGEVLGLVGESGCGKSLTALTVMGLQPRGARVRGQVLFGERQLVGEPMRARRRLLGHEMAMVYQDALSSLNPAMTIRAQLKQVVRRGGRRSAPELLRLVGLDPDRTLRSCPHELSGGQRQRVLIAMALSRAPRLIVADEPTTALDVTVQAQIIELLLRLREELGFALVLVSHDLALVADVTDRVVVMYGGQIVETGVTADLVERPSHPYTRGLLGSVLSLESAAERMTQIRGAVPSPADFPAGCRFADRCPRASEVCRATAPALLGTRTHAAACHHPAVDLMDGTEVTG, encoded by the coding sequence ATGTTCGGTCTGATCGTGACCACGCGCAGGCGCCTGACCGAGGCCCTCTCCCGGCCCGGTGTCCGGCCGCGCTCCTGGCACGGGCTGCCGCCGCCGACCCGGATCGCGGTCTGCTTCCTGGCGGTCGTGGTCCTCGCCGCGCTCCTCGCCCCATGGCTCGCGCCGCACGACCCGCTCGACCAGCAGACCCTGGTCGGCGGCACCGGCGCGCCCTCCGCCGACCACTGGATGGGCCAGGACAGCCTCGGCCGGGACATCCTGAGCCGGCTGATGTACGGGGCCCGCTGGTCGCTGGCGATCGGGCTCGGCGCCACCGGGCTGGCGCTGGTCGTGGGGGCGGTCGTCGGGGCCGTGGCCGCGACCTCGCGCAAGGCGGTCGACGAGACCCTGATGCGCTGCCTGGACGTGGTGATGGCGTTCCCCGGCATCGCGCTGGCCGCCGTCCTGGTGGCCGTCTTCGGCGGCGGGATCACCGTGCTGATCTGCGCGATCGCGTTCCTGTTCACCCCGCCGGTCGCCCGGGTCGTCCGGGCCAACGTCCTCGACCAGTACGGCGAGGACTATGTGACCGCCGAGCGGGTGATAGGGGCCCGCACCCCGCACATCGTGATCCGGCACGTGGCGATCAACTGTGCCGCCCCGGTGCTCGTGTTCTGCACGGTGCAGGTGGCCGAGGCCATCGTCTTCGAGGCGTCGCTCTCCTTCATCGGCGCGGGGGTACGGCCGCCGGACCCGTCATGGGGCAGTGTCATCGCCGACGGCAAGAACATGGTGCTGACCGGCGGCTGGTGGGCGACCGTCTTCCCCGGTCTGCTGATGCTGGTCACGGTGCTCTCCCTGAACGTCCTCTCCGAGGGCGTCTCCGACGCGTGGGCAGCGCCGGTCGCCCGGGAGACGGAGCCGGGAGCGCGGGCAGAGCCGGGAGAGCCGGGAGCGGTGGAGTCGCGGGAGCGGGCGGGCCGCCCGGAGGACGTCGTGGCGGGCGACCTGGACTCGGGCGGCGGCGAGGTCACGGAACTGCCCGGCCTCGCCGAGGCGGCCGTACGACTGCGCTCCCGGGCCCGTCCCCTCCCCGAGGGCCGGCCGGTGCTGTCCGTACGGAACCTGGCGATCGGCTTCGACGCACGGCACCGGGGCGTGGACATCGTCGACGGCATCAGCTTCGACGTCCGCCCCGGTGAGGTCCTGGGCCTGGTGGGCGAGTCGGGCTGCGGCAAGTCGCTGACCGCGCTGACGGTGATGGGCCTGCAACCGAGGGGCGCCCGCGTGCGCGGCCAGGTCCTCTTCGGCGAGCGGCAGTTGGTGGGCGAGCCGATGCGGGCGCGGCGTCGGCTGCTCGGCCACGAGATGGCGATGGTCTACCAGGACGCCCTGTCCTCCCTGAACCCGGCGATGACGATCCGCGCCCAGCTGAAGCAGGTGGTGCGCCGGGGCGGCAGGCGCTCCGCGCCCGAACTGCTGCGCCTGGTCGGCCTGGACCCCGACCGCACCCTGCGCAGCTGTCCGCACGAACTCTCCGGCGGCCAGCGCCAGCGCGTCCTCATCGCGATGGCCCTGTCCCGGGCGCCCCGGCTGATCGTGGCCGACGAGCCCACCACCGCGTTGGACGTGACCGTCCAGGCGCAGATCATCGAACTGCTGCTGCGGCTGCGCGAGGAGCTCGGCTTCGCCCTGGTCCTCGTCTCGCACGACCTGGCCCTGGTCGCGGACGTGACCGACCGGGTGGTGGTGATGTACGGCGGGCAGATCGTCGAGACGGGGGTGACGGCGGACCTGGTGGAGCGGCCCTCCCACCCCTACACGCGTGGGCTGCTGGGAAGCGTCCTGTCGCTGGAGTCGGCGGCCGAGCGGATGACCCAGATCAGGGGTGCCGTCCCCTCCCCCGCCGACTTCCCTGCGGGCTGCCGCTTCGCCGACCGCTGCCCCCGGGCGAGCGAGGTCTGCCGTGCGACGGCTCCGGCCCTGCTGGGCACCCGTACGCACGCGGCGGCCTGCCACCA
- a CDS encoding FadR/GntR family transcriptional regulator yields the protein MRRMSQESGSRRRPERRVSSQIQREVMQLILDRRLQAGAPLPTETELMEDLGVSRNSVREALKALQALDIVDIRHGYGTYVGEASLTPLVDGLTFRTLARPDGDTAALAEILQIREILEDGLVRRVAGTVTDDELDALAAVVDRMEAAGKAGEPVAELDRDFHELLYASLGNALVPQLLGAFWTVFLRVAGARGWTDDPTPELTVRRHRDIVAALRARDVEGAQRAMSDHFRGIEARAAQASRGVG from the coding sequence ATGCGGCGCATGTCTCAGGAGAGCGGGAGCCGGCGCCGGCCCGAGCGGCGGGTGAGCAGCCAGATCCAGCGCGAGGTCATGCAGCTGATCCTCGACCGCAGGCTCCAGGCGGGCGCCCCGCTGCCCACCGAGACGGAGCTGATGGAGGACCTCGGCGTCAGCCGCAACTCCGTCCGCGAGGCCCTCAAAGCCCTCCAGGCCCTCGACATAGTCGACATCCGGCACGGCTACGGCACCTACGTCGGCGAGGCCTCCCTCACCCCCCTCGTCGACGGACTGACCTTCCGCACCCTGGCCCGGCCCGACGGCGACACCGCCGCGCTCGCCGAGATCCTCCAGATCCGCGAGATCCTGGAGGACGGCCTCGTACGACGGGTCGCCGGCACCGTCACGGACGACGAACTGGACGCCCTCGCGGCCGTCGTCGACCGGATGGAGGCGGCCGGGAAGGCGGGCGAACCCGTCGCCGAACTCGACCGCGACTTCCACGAACTCCTCTACGCCTCCCTCGGCAACGCCCTCGTCCCCCAGCTCCTCGGCGCCTTCTGGACCGTCTTCCTGCGGGTCGCGGGCGCCCGCGGCTGGACCGACGACCCCACCCCCGAGCTGACGGTCCGCCGCCACCGGGACATCGTGGCCGCCCTCCGCGCCCGCGACGTCGAGGGTGCCCAGCGGGCGATGTCCGACCACTTCCGAGGCATCGAGGCGAGGGCGGCACAGGCCTCGCGGGGGGTGGGCTAG
- a CDS encoding ABC transporter substrate-binding protein, with translation MRDVIRDAPAPSRRSLLKYSGALGAAAAVSSSLAACSAGPESTGDTGDAGGANSTLTAVIGYGNDGSWDPTQTASAFCMAANNHIYEGLLDTDPLSREPYAALATAVPGDVDGTSWRFELRPGATFHDGRPVTADDVVFVYDRILDPGTQTLAKGFFASWLKEVRKIDARNVELVLKFPFPDGIARLTLAKIMPKHVFSRPGAWEDAIKGKAIGSGPYRQTAHHPKSNTTFEAYGDYNGPRPAAFKKMNWLTIVDAAPRVAKISGASAGAQIADNIPYANIGQLEKGGLSVQGGSGMNNLFLMFNTGRKPFDDVRVRQALHYAIDRDKMIEVALKGHGKPASSFLNEGNPSYRPAKSVYAYDPDRAKALLAEAGVKGLRIEILAVNVSWIVDCLPTVKASWDAIGVETTLSPQETTAVFTKMDQKQDYQVVAAASNPNQFGLDADLIMRYNYGPRNLWMQYARWADDPVAKALFTDMDRATREPDADRKRAMVQDYIDVVAEQAVLYPVVHNELMTAWNPKRLSGIRAQPYPGINLLQAKWV, from the coding sequence GTGCGCGACGTGATCCGTGACGCCCCGGCGCCGAGCCGCCGATCGCTCCTGAAGTACTCCGGCGCGCTGGGTGCGGCCGCCGCCGTCTCCTCGTCGCTGGCCGCCTGTTCGGCCGGGCCGGAGTCCACCGGCGACACCGGTGACGCGGGCGGCGCGAACAGCACCCTGACGGCCGTCATCGGCTACGGCAACGACGGCAGCTGGGACCCGACCCAGACCGCGTCCGCCTTCTGCATGGCCGCCAACAACCACATCTACGAGGGCCTCCTCGACACCGACCCCCTCTCGCGCGAGCCGTACGCGGCGCTCGCGACGGCCGTGCCGGGCGACGTCGACGGCACGTCCTGGAGGTTCGAGCTGCGGCCCGGCGCCACGTTCCACGACGGCAGGCCGGTCACCGCCGACGACGTCGTCTTCGTCTACGACCGCATCCTCGACCCCGGCACCCAGACCCTCGCCAAGGGCTTCTTCGCGAGCTGGCTGAAGGAGGTCAGGAAGATCGACGCGCGGAACGTCGAGCTGGTGCTCAAGTTCCCCTTCCCGGACGGCATCGCGCGGCTGACCCTGGCGAAGATCATGCCGAAGCACGTCTTCTCCCGGCCGGGCGCGTGGGAGGACGCCATCAAGGGCAAGGCGATCGGTTCGGGGCCGTACCGGCAGACCGCGCACCACCCGAAGTCCAACACCACGTTCGAGGCGTACGGCGACTACAACGGCCCCCGCCCGGCCGCCTTCAAGAAGATGAACTGGCTGACCATCGTGGACGCGGCCCCGCGCGTGGCGAAGATCTCCGGGGCGAGCGCGGGCGCGCAGATCGCCGACAACATCCCGTACGCCAACATCGGCCAACTGGAGAAGGGCGGCCTGTCCGTCCAGGGCGGCTCCGGGATGAACAACCTCTTCCTGATGTTCAACACCGGGCGGAAGCCCTTCGACGACGTGCGGGTGCGGCAGGCGCTGCACTACGCGATCGACCGGGACAAGATGATCGAGGTGGCGCTGAAGGGCCACGGGAAACCGGCGAGTTCCTTCCTCAACGAGGGCAATCCGAGCTACCGGCCGGCGAAGAGCGTGTACGCGTACGACCCCGACCGGGCGAAGGCCCTGCTCGCGGAGGCCGGGGTGAAGGGGCTGCGGATCGAGATCCTGGCGGTGAACGTCAGCTGGATCGTGGACTGTCTGCCGACCGTCAAGGCGTCCTGGGACGCGATCGGGGTCGAGACGACGCTCTCGCCGCAGGAGACCACCGCCGTCTTCACGAAGATGGACCAGAAGCAGGACTACCAGGTGGTCGCCGCCGCCTCGAACCCCAACCAGTTCGGCCTCGACGCGGATCTGATCATGCGTTACAACTACGGCCCGCGGAACCTGTGGATGCAGTACGCGCGGTGGGCCGACGATCCGGTGGCCAAGGCGCTGTTCACGGACATGGACCGGGCGACACGGGAACCGGACGCCGACCGGAAGAGGGCGATGGTCCAGGACTACATCGACGTCGTCGCCGAACAGGCCGTGCTCTATCCGGTGGTGCACAACGAGCTGATGACCGCGTGGAACCCGAAGCGGCTGTCGGGGATAAGGGCACAGCCGTATCCGGGGATCAACCTGCTCCAGGCCAAGTGGGTCTAG
- a CDS encoding AfsR/SARP family transcriptional regulator: MELEFRLLGPVEAWHGDGPLRLGGPKPRALLAVLLLRAGQVVPADALVDVIWGDDPPDTARALVQTYVSALRRALPPEAAETIETRPPGYVMRPGVGRVDLAEFEARTADGRRAAAEGDHAEAARLLRQALELWRGPALGGVGEALRGEAGRLEEARQAALEERIAAELETGGHEAELVTELTALVRAHPARERPRGQLMLGLYRLGRQADALAVYAEGRAVLAEELGLDPGPELNRLYEAILRADPALLAATTAPAAQGPGAAAPPRPVSLLPPAIGDFTGREKELARVVEGLTGVREAMPVVVVSGAAGVGKSALAVQAAHRVAGDYPDGQLYAELHGFSEPVPPAEVLGRLLRALGADPPEDTAERGDLFRSLVAGRRILLVLDDAGGEAQVRPLLPGSASCGVLVTSRARLGGLVGARRTDLDVLDDARGLELLTRVTGPERTPDDPRERAAARRIVELCGGLPLALRIAGARLATRRHWTPSVLAERLADEHRRLDELSVGDLEVRAGLGLSYQALDECARRVLRRIATLGPADVAVWAVAALSGTSEDEAEETLERLLDAQLITCPGRDQVGQPRYRLHDLVRVYAAERAETEDPADDRTAAVGRALSAGLWLMDRVTEKSPSGAVILRQGFSSKGRGELRGQPSATGGREPAESPSPVGAHTTHRALTDPFAWFDAEADALTTAVERAAAMGLHTLACEAAAALCSSSFAIKNRFDAWWRSHDAALAAARRAEDRSGEALLIIGLGQLRYEQDRIAESQEYFRTAERICTELGNVRGRSAALAGLGSACREVGELREAERALTDAADGFRRVGDDTGIGVACRYGGSVRLELGDQEGALPLLDESLRAYRRLGSRRGEALALRTLSLVHRSLGAYEEAARVAEQALEILRDLGDPHMAAYALRARAKARLRLGHVREAETELHEILEVCRTHEDRFGEALTLRTLGECALADDRLTDAEGLLTASASLWGVLALPLPRARALRNLSVVRAALGDRAGARALRAEAMAVFDACEARERHEPWPWVRSP, from the coding sequence GTGGAGCTGGAATTCCGACTGCTCGGCCCGGTCGAGGCATGGCACGGTGACGGACCCCTGCGGCTGGGCGGCCCGAAACCGCGCGCGCTGCTGGCCGTACTGCTGCTGCGGGCCGGGCAGGTGGTGCCCGCCGACGCGCTGGTGGACGTGATCTGGGGAGACGACCCCCCGGACACCGCGCGGGCGCTGGTGCAGACGTATGTGTCGGCCCTGCGCCGGGCGCTGCCCCCCGAGGCGGCGGAGACGATCGAGACCAGGCCACCGGGATACGTGATGCGGCCCGGGGTCGGCCGGGTCGATCTGGCGGAGTTCGAGGCACGCACGGCCGACGGACGGCGGGCCGCCGCCGAAGGCGACCACGCGGAGGCCGCACGGCTGCTGCGTCAGGCGCTGGAGCTGTGGCGCGGCCCGGCGCTCGGCGGGGTCGGCGAGGCGCTGCGGGGTGAGGCCGGGCGGCTGGAGGAGGCGCGGCAGGCGGCCCTGGAGGAACGCATCGCCGCCGAACTGGAGACCGGCGGGCACGAGGCGGAACTGGTCACCGAGCTGACCGCGCTGGTCAGGGCGCATCCGGCCCGGGAGCGGCCGCGCGGGCAGCTGATGCTGGGCCTCTACCGGCTCGGGCGGCAGGCCGACGCGCTGGCCGTCTACGCGGAGGGGCGGGCCGTGCTCGCCGAGGAGCTGGGGCTCGACCCGGGCCCGGAGCTGAACCGCCTGTACGAGGCCATCCTGCGGGCCGATCCCGCCCTGCTCGCCGCCACGACGGCGCCCGCGGCGCAGGGACCCGGCGCGGCGGCACCGCCCCGGCCCGTGTCGCTCCTGCCGCCCGCCATCGGCGACTTCACCGGCCGGGAGAAGGAGCTGGCGCGGGTCGTCGAAGGGCTGACCGGCGTGCGGGAGGCGATGCCCGTCGTCGTGGTCTCGGGGGCCGCCGGAGTCGGCAAGTCCGCGCTCGCCGTGCAGGCCGCGCACCGGGTCGCCGGCGACTACCCCGACGGCCAGCTCTACGCCGAACTGCACGGCTTCAGCGAGCCCGTACCGCCCGCCGAGGTCCTGGGCCGACTGCTGCGGGCGCTGGGCGCCGACCCGCCGGAGGACACGGCCGAGCGCGGCGACCTGTTCCGCAGTCTGGTCGCCGGGCGCCGGATCCTGCTGGTCCTCGACGACGCGGGCGGCGAGGCCCAGGTGCGGCCGCTGCTGCCGGGCAGCGCCAGCTGCGGGGTCCTGGTGACCTCACGGGCCCGGCTCGGCGGGCTCGTCGGGGCCCGGCGCACCGACCTGGACGTCCTGGACGACGCCCGCGGCCTCGAACTGCTCACCAGGGTCACCGGCCCCGAACGCACCCCGGACGACCCGCGCGAACGGGCCGCGGCCCGCCGGATCGTCGAGCTGTGCGGCGGACTGCCGCTGGCCCTGCGGATCGCGGGCGCCCGGCTGGCCACCCGGCGGCACTGGACGCCCAGCGTGCTCGCCGAGCGCCTCGCCGACGAACACCGACGCCTCGACGAGCTGTCCGTGGGCGACCTGGAGGTCCGGGCCGGTCTCGGCCTCAGCTACCAGGCCCTCGACGAGTGCGCCCGGCGCGTCCTGCGCCGTATCGCCACGCTCGGACCGGCCGATGTCGCCGTGTGGGCGGTCGCCGCGCTCTCCGGCACCTCGGAGGACGAGGCCGAGGAGACCCTCGAACGCCTCCTGGACGCCCAGTTGATCACCTGCCCGGGCCGGGACCAGGTGGGCCAGCCCCGCTACCGCCTGCACGACCTGGTCCGCGTCTACGCCGCCGAACGCGCGGAGACCGAGGACCCCGCCGACGACCGCACGGCGGCGGTGGGCCGGGCCCTGTCGGCGGGCCTGTGGCTGATGGACCGGGTGACGGAGAAGTCCCCCTCGGGTGCGGTGATCCTGAGGCAGGGGTTCTCCTCGAAGGGGCGCGGGGAACTGCGCGGCCAGCCCTCCGCGACCGGCGGCCGGGAACCGGCCGAATCCCCCTCCCCCGTAGGCGCGCACACCACCCACCGCGCCCTCACCGACCCCTTCGCCTGGTTCGACGCGGAAGCCGACGCCCTCACCACCGCGGTCGAACGGGCGGCAGCCATGGGCCTGCACACCCTCGCCTGCGAAGCGGCGGCGGCCCTGTGCTCCTCCTCGTTCGCCATCAAGAACCGCTTCGACGCCTGGTGGCGCAGCCACGACGCCGCACTCGCGGCGGCGCGCCGCGCCGAGGACCGCTCGGGCGAGGCCCTGCTGATCATCGGCCTCGGGCAGCTCCGCTACGAGCAGGACCGCATCGCCGAGTCCCAGGAGTACTTCCGCACCGCCGAGCGCATCTGCACCGAGCTCGGGAACGTACGCGGCCGGTCCGCGGCCCTCGCCGGCCTCGGCAGCGCCTGCCGCGAGGTCGGCGAACTCCGGGAGGCGGAAAGGGCGTTGACCGACGCCGCCGACGGCTTCCGGCGGGTCGGCGACGACACCGGCATCGGGGTCGCCTGCCGGTACGGCGGTTCCGTACGCCTGGAACTCGGCGACCAGGAAGGCGCGCTCCCGCTGCTCGACGAGTCGCTGCGGGCCTACCGACGGCTCGGCAGCCGACGCGGCGAGGCGCTGGCGCTGCGCACCCTCAGCCTGGTGCACCGCTCGCTCGGCGCGTACGAGGAGGCCGCGCGCGTGGCCGAGCAGGCGCTGGAGATCCTGCGCGACCTCGGCGACCCGCACATGGCGGCGTACGCCCTGCGGGCCCGTGCCAAGGCCAGGCTGCGGCTGGGACACGTCCGGGAGGCGGAGACGGAACTGCACGAGATCCTGGAGGTCTGCCGGACCCACGAGGACCGCTTCGGCGAGGCCCTGACGCTGCGCACGCTCGGCGAGTGCGCGCTGGCCGACGACCGGCTGACGGACGCGGAGGGGCTGCTGACCGCCTCCGCCTCGCTCTGGGGCGTCCTCGCCCTGCCCTTGCCCCGGGCCCGCGCCCTGCGCAATCTGTCCGTGGTCCGGGCCGCGCTCGGGGACCGGGCCGGGGCCCGGGCGCTGCGGGCCGAGGCCATGGCGGTGTTCGACGCCTGCGAGGCGCGCGAACGGCACGAGCCGTGGCCGTGGGTGCGGTCCCCCTGA
- a CDS encoding ABC transporter permease, translated as MVAVLRILLRRIALLVPLLLGIILFVFVVMRFSDVDPASAFFQGANPTPEQLHEFREENGLLDPLPVRYAGFVGDLLHGDMGISALTRAPVVDQVTTALPLTLQLTFLGLGVAVVLALLGGVTAAIHRDRLPDQLIRVVSLTGVAAPGFWLALLMIQYLAVDLGWFPTGGYVNPADSLSRWLRTMTLPALALSLPVAAQLTRIVRTAVVEELDKDYVRTAIGSGLPPRVVVGRNVLRNALINPLTVLGLRVGYLLGGAVVIETIFSLPGMGKLMIDAVKNGDPAVVQGVVLTTAAGFVVVNLVIDVLYLLVNPRLREAS; from the coding sequence GTGGTCGCCGTCCTGCGCATCCTGCTGCGGCGGATCGCCCTCCTCGTCCCGCTGCTGCTCGGGATCATCCTGTTCGTCTTCGTGGTCATGCGGTTCTCGGACGTCGACCCGGCGTCCGCGTTCTTCCAGGGGGCCAATCCCACGCCGGAACAACTGCACGAGTTCCGGGAGGAGAACGGGCTGCTGGATCCCCTGCCGGTCCGGTACGCCGGCTTCGTCGGCGATCTGCTGCACGGGGACATGGGGATCAGCGCGCTGACCCGGGCGCCCGTGGTCGACCAGGTGACGACCGCGCTGCCGCTCACGCTCCAGCTGACCTTCCTCGGACTGGGCGTCGCCGTCGTGCTGGCGCTGCTCGGCGGTGTGACGGCGGCGATCCACCGGGACCGGCTGCCGGACCAGCTCATCCGGGTGGTGTCGCTGACCGGGGTGGCCGCGCCCGGGTTCTGGCTGGCGCTGCTGATGATCCAGTACCTGGCGGTGGACCTGGGCTGGTTCCCGACGGGCGGGTACGTCAATCCGGCGGACTCCCTCAGCAGGTGGCTGAGGACGATGACCCTGCCGGCGCTCGCGCTGTCGCTGCCGGTGGCGGCGCAGCTCACCCGGATCGTGCGGACGGCGGTCGTCGAGGAGCTGGACAAGGACTACGTGCGGACGGCGATCGGGAGCGGTCTGCCGCCCCGGGTGGTGGTGGGCCGGAACGTCCTGCGGAACGCGCTGATCAATCCGCTGACCGTGCTGGGGCTGCGCGTCGGCTATCTGCTCGGCGGCGCGGTCGTCATCGAGACGATCTTCTCGTTGCCGGGCATGGGCAAGCTGATGATCGACGCCGTGAAGAACGGCGATCCGGCGGTCGTCCAGGGGGTCGTGCTGACCACGGCCGCCGGCTTCGTGGTCGTGAACCTCGTCATCGACGTCCTCTATCTGCTGGTGAACCCCCGCCTCAGGGAGGCGAGTTGA
- a CDS encoding protein-tyrosine phosphatase family protein — protein sequence MGEFPTEPWDPADAGVLRLPSGRLVRGRGLRRPLPDGRVPTYAVYLLGKEPPEVPWESRWLRWPDFRLPGDRAEAARVLRDVWERAAVDRVELACGGGRGRTGTALACLAVLDGVPPDEAVAYVRRHYDRHAVETPWQRRYVRRFGERGDRTHPPA from the coding sequence ATGGGGGAGTTCCCGACCGAGCCGTGGGACCCCGCCGACGCCGGTGTGCTGCGGCTGCCCTCCGGGCGGCTGGTGCGCGGCCGGGGCCTGCGCCGACCGCTCCCGGACGGCAGGGTCCCCACCTACGCCGTGTACCTCCTCGGCAAGGAGCCGCCCGAAGTCCCCTGGGAGTCCCGCTGGTTGCGCTGGCCCGACTTCCGGCTGCCCGGCGACCGGGCGGAGGCGGCCCGGGTGCTGCGCGACGTCTGGGAACGGGCGGCCGTCGACCGGGTCGAGCTCGCGTGCGGCGGCGGCCGGGGCCGCACCGGCACCGCGCTGGCCTGTCTCGCGGTCCTCGACGGCGTACCACCGGACGAGGCCGTGGCCTACGTACGCCGGCACTACGACCGGCACGCGGTGGAGACGCCGTGGCAGCGGCGGTACGTGCGGCGGTTCGGGGAGCGGGGAGACCGCACCCACCCGCCCGCATGA
- a CDS encoding M15 family metallopeptidase → MPSIILMSDPEVAGVPVQECGEPLVDLREMPFVVVDSRQADPEGAYAHLREGVAWRLARAARLLPDGLRLLVTEGYRPLALQIEYFERYAAELRLANPDWSEEHLHVQTSRSLSPPEIGPHVAGAAVDLTLCTAAGEELDMGTRLDASPEESDDACYTDAPNISDTARRNRRTLSAALTTAGLVNYPTEWWHWSYGDRYWALMTGAPNALYGPARTGP, encoded by the coding sequence ATGCCTTCGATCATCCTCATGAGCGACCCCGAGGTCGCCGGTGTTCCGGTCCAGGAGTGCGGTGAGCCCCTCGTCGATCTGCGGGAGATGCCCTTCGTGGTGGTCGACTCCCGGCAGGCCGACCCCGAGGGGGCGTACGCGCACCTCCGTGAGGGCGTCGCCTGGCGCCTCGCGCGCGCCGCCCGGCTGCTGCCGGACGGGCTGCGGCTGCTGGTCACCGAGGGGTACCGGCCGCTGGCCCTGCAGATCGAGTACTTCGAGCGGTACGCCGCCGAGCTGCGCCTCGCCAACCCCGACTGGTCGGAGGAGCACCTCCACGTCCAGACCAGCCGTTCGCTCTCCCCGCCGGAGATCGGGCCGCATGTCGCCGGCGCCGCGGTCGACCTCACCCTGTGCACGGCCGCCGGGGAGGAACTCGACATGGGCACGCGTCTGGACGCCAGCCCCGAGGAGAGCGACGACGCCTGCTACACCGACGCGCCCAACATCTCCGACACCGCCCGCCGCAACCGGCGCACACTCTCGGCGGCGCTCACCACGGCCGGGCTGGTCAACTACCCCACCGAGTGGTGGCACTGGTCGTACGGGGACAGGTACTGGGCCCTGATGACAGGCGCGCCGAACGCGCTGTACGGCCCCGCGCGGACCGGCCCCTGA